The stretch of DNA ACGGCGTCGGCGCCTTCGCCGAGCTACCCGGTAACGTGGTTCAGGCCGCGGTGGGTGCGGCTGTCGCGGTCACCGTGGGGCCGGCGGTCAAGAGGGTGCTGGGGAGGGTGTGAGGCGCCTTGCGGTTGCCCGTGGGTAAGCTCCCCTACGGCGAGCTGAGGAAGCTTCTATCGGTCGTTGCGAGGCCGGACCCGTCGGTCTTGCTGGGGCCCGGCGTGGGCGAGGACGCGGCCCTGGTCGACCTCGGGGACCAGGTGCTCGTGGTGCACACCGACCCTATCACAGGCGCCGTTGAGAACATCGGCTGGTTCTCGGTGCACGTCTCCGCGAACGACGTCGCGACGCGCGGGGCTAGGCCCAGGTGGCTGACCACGCTCATCCTGCTCCCCGAGGGGGCTACCTCTGAGGCGGCTCTGGGTATTGCGAGGCAGATCAGGGAGGCGGCGGACGAGATAGGGGCTGTTGTGGTCGGCGGCCACACCGAGGTTACGCCGAGGCTGGACAGGCCTATAGTGGCCACCACGGCTTTCGGGGTGGCCAGGAGGGACAGGGTCGTGTACACGGCGAACGCCAAGCCGGGGGACGTTCTCGTGCTCACGAAGGGGGCGGGCGTCGAGGGGACGGCTATACTCGCGAGCGACTTCGGGGACAGGCTTGCGGGGAGGGTGAGCGAGGAGGTCGTCGAGCGCGCTAGGGGCTTCGTGCTGGAGCTGAGCGTCGTGCGCGAGGCTATGATAGCGGTCGAAGCCGGGGGAGTGCATGCGATGCACGACGCGACGGAGGGCGGCGTTCTCGGGGCCGTCCAGGAGGTGGCTATCGCCTCGGGGCTCTCGGCTACAGTCTTCGAGGAGAGGGTTCCCGTGAGGAAGGAGACCGCGGAGATCTGCCGGGCGCTGGGCGTGAACCCCCTTAAGCTGATAAGCTCGGGCTCGCTCCTCATAGCGGTCGAGGAGGCGAGCCTGGACAGGCTAATCGAGCGGCTCGCAGAGGCCGGTATAACCGCGGCGCCTATAGGGCGCCTCGAGAGAGGCGAAGGGGTTACCCTCTACAGGCGGGACGGGTCCGTGGAGAGGATCCTGGAGCCAGTAGTCGACGAGCTCTGGAGGCTCTACGGGGAAACCTAAACCACTTTCTTAGCCAGCCTCCTCGGCCCCAGCAGCTTCCAGGTGAGCAGCGCGAGCAGTGCGCGCCCGTACATGTCCGTGTTCTGCGTCGCCCACGCCCCCACCGCGCCGTACCTAGATGCGAGGATCTGAGCCGGTATGGCCCTGAGGAACACCACCGTGAAGCTGTTTATGGCGAGCGGGAGCCACACACTGCCCATGCCCCTGACAGCCCCGTATATGGCGCTGCTCACGCCTAGGCCTACCTCGCTGGCCGCAGCCAGGATGAGGTAGATCTGGACCATCCTAGCGACCTCCGGGTCGTCGGTGAACAGGTGGCCGACGAGCGGCGAGATCAGAGCCAGCACGAGTGCGGCGGCGCCCATCCACAGGACCCCTATCTTCACGCCTTCTTTGAGGCTCCTCTCCGCTTCCTCGATGCTAGCGGCGCCCACGTTCTGCCCCGCTCTCACAAGCGCCGCGAGGCTGACGGCGAAGCTGGGCTGTATTACGAGCGACTCGACGGTGATCCCTATGTTGTGGGCTGCGAGGGCCACCTCCCCGCCCCTAGCCACCGCGTTGATGTAGATGTTCTGGGCGACGCTCGCGACGAACCTTTCGAGGGCAGTCGGCGCGCCGAGCACGAGCACCTTGAGGCTCAGGGCGCTGGGGAAAGCGAGGCTTATCCTGAACGGGGGCCTCCAGACGGCGTACGCCGAGAGGCCAGCGTAGCTCGCCAGGGACGTGGCGAGGCCAGCCCCCCTCAGGCCCATGGCTTGGAGCCCCGGCGCGCCCAGAGTGAGGGCCGGGATCAGCAGGGAGCCCGTAGAGACGCTTATGATCGAGGAGTAGGCGCTGGGCCAGGGGTTGTCGGCGCTCCTGTAGGCCGCGCTTAGGCTCACGTTGACCATTAGGGCTGGTAGCGAGAGCAGCCGGGCCTGCGCGTACTCAAGGGCGAGCCGCACGACCTCCTCGTTCCCAGCCGACACCGCGGCCAAGTAGCCGGGCAGCCAAGCCGTGGCTGTGGCTAAGGTGACTAAGGCCGATAGGATGGAGAGGAGAATGGTTTCCCCAGTGGCTCTGCCGGCGGCCTCGAGGTCACCCGCCCCGATAGCCTGGGAGGCGACGACCATGAGCCCGCCCGTGAACACCGTGGACAGCGCGTTCACCAGGAAGAAGAGGTAGGAGACGAGGCCGGTGGCGGCCACAGCGGCCGTGGAGAGACGTGAGACCACGCTTAGGGCGACGAGGCTTAGAAGCGAGTCCGCGAGCACGCTGATCAATATGGGTAGCGCTAGACCGCTCACCGTCTTACTGCTCATCGGATCCCTACAATGGCCCCTGACAATAAATACATTTTAACCCCCAGTGAGCGCTACGCCGTCCCGCAGGCTCAGCACGGAGCTACCTGCGACCCGTTGCCGCAGCTTTTAGGCGGTTTCACTTTCACCGTACACTCAGACCCCGTGGAGCGAAGTGGAGACGCCCCAACTGGTTGTTTGAGCGGCCCGGCTCATCTGCTACATGGCAAAACGGTATAAGGCGGTGCCCCGAGATTAAAGCTGATAGAAATGAAGGTGGCCACCGTCGAGGAGATTAGGCGAATCGACGAGCAAGCTAGCGATAGGTACGGGATCTCCCACGAGATTCTGATGGAGAACGCCGGCGCTGCGGTGGCGAGGCTGGTGTTGCAGGTGTTCGGGACCAGGAGCATCAGCGCGGCCGTGGTGGCGGGCGTCGGGAACAACGGGGGAGACGGGCTCGTGGCGGCCAGGCACCTGGCATCGGAGGGGGCGGACGTCGAGGCTTTCGTCGTCGGGGAGGAGTCGAGGATGAGCAGCCTTACACAGGTTAACCTGGAGCGGGCTAGGAGGTGCGGGGTTAGGGTTCAAGGGGTCTTGGGTCCTGAGGGGCTCGAGCAGTTGCGGGAGGCGCTGGAGTACGCTGACGTCGCCGTCGACGCCCTGTTCGGTGTAGGGCTTAACAGGCCTGTTGAGGGGGTGTACAGGGAGGCTATCGAGGCCGTGAACTCTTCCGGCGCGCTCGTCGTGAGCGTGGACATACCTTCTGGGGTTAACGGCGACACGGGTCAGGTGATGGGCGCGGCCGTCAGGGCCGACTACACCGTGACCTTCGGCCTCCCGAAGCCCGGGCTCCTCCTCTACCCAGGGGCCGAGCTGGCCGGGGAAGTCTACGTCGCGAGGATATCCTACCCGAGGGAGCTCCTCGAGGACCCGTCGCTGAGCATTGAGACGAACGAGCCTTTACCCGTGCCCCAGAGGAGGCCCGACACACACAAGGGCGACTACGGGAAGGCCCTGTTCGTGGCCGGCTCGAGGCGCTACCTCGGGGCCCCACTCTTCGCCTCCATGTCCTTCCTGATGGCGGGGGGAGGGTACTCGAGGCTGGCCACGGTCTCCTCGATCGTCCCCCACCTTGCCTCGCGGGCGAGCGAGGTCGTGTACGAGGGGCTCCCCGAGACGCCCAGCGGCTCCCTGTCACGCGGCGGCTTGGACAGGATCCTCGAGCTGGCCGAGTGGGCTGACATCGTGGTCGTGGGGCCGGGGCTCTCCACGGACGAGGAGACCGCACAGCTTGTCCGGGACCTTGTTGCGAGGGTTGAGAAGCCTGTGATCGTCGACGGCGACGGGCTCACCGCGGTCTCGAGGAGCCTGAACGTGGTCAAGGGCAGGCGGGAGGCTACTGTGCTCACACCCCACCTCGGGGAGATGTCTAGGCTGACGGGGCTCAGCGTCGACGACATCCGGCGCGACAGGATCGGGGTGCTCAGGAGGGCCTGCAGTGAGCTGGGCGCATACATCGTGCTTAAGGGAGCGCACACGCTCATCGGCACCCCGGACGGGAGGGTCTTCGTGAACATGACCGGCAACCCTGGGATGGCTAAGGCCGGCTCGGGGGACGTGCTCGTGGGGGCGATCGCCGCCATGTACGGTTTAGGCTTCAGCGTCGAAGACAGCGTCAGGATGGGCGTCTTCGTGCATGGGATGGCGGGCGACCTAGTTGCGGTGGAGAAGGGGGTTGACGGCGTCACCGCCTCCCGCATAATGGCCGCGCTCCCGCGAGCCCTGAAGCTCCTCAGGGAGAGCTTAGAGGAGGTTCAGTCGCTCTACGCCCTAGCCGAGATCTGAGCGCCGTGCCGGGCTGGACAGGTTATCGCTTTTCTTTGGTCAGGGTTAGCGGTAAAGCCTCTCCCGCCCTGCCCAGACCTTGTTCGAAGACGTGTTCAAACGCGCGCCGCTGGGGGCCTTGAACGGTATTACTCTCCGTAATTAAGTATCCTAAAAATAGGAGTATTTAGCCCTAGAGAAGAGGTGCAGTTAATGAGCTACGCATCTGTAGGCAAGCGGTTGAGGCTCGGAAGGATACTTCCCGACGGGAAGAGCCTGATCTTCGCGTTCGACCACGGCGTCGAGCACGGCCCAGCGGACTTCCCAGGCGAGACGATCAACCCGAGGAAGATACTCGAGAAGGTCGTCGGCGAGGTGGACGCGGTCATGCTCCTCCCGGGGATGGCGTACCTGACGAGCGAGGTGTGGGCCGGCAAGGTGCCCCTCATCGTCAAGGTAACGAGCAAGACGAGCCTGAGGCCGGAGCAGGAGAGGCTACTACAGAGCCAGTTCGGTTGGGTTGAGGACGCCGTTAGGCTCGGGGCCGACGCGGTGGCGGCTACGGTCTACTGGGGCAGCCAGTTCGAGGACAAGATGCTGGAGCAGTGGTTCGCGGTCAAGAGCGCGGCCGAGGAGTACGGGCTGCCCTGCCTGCAGCTCTCCTACCCCAGGGGGCCCACCATCAAGAACATGTACGACGTCGAGGTTGTGCGCTACGGCGTTAGGGCGGCTATCGAGAGCGGGGCGGATCTGATCAAGACCTACTACACGGGTAGCACGGAGAGCTTCAGGAGGGTCGTCGAGGTCGCGGCGGGCGTCCCAGTGCTCATGAGCGGCGGGGCTAAGGCGAAGACCCTCCTGGACTTCCTCCACGTGGTCAAGAGCGTCATGGACGCCGGCGCCCAGGGGGTCGTGGTGGGCAGGAACATATTCCAGCACGAGAACCCGAGGGGGGCGGCCCGGGCCATCGCGGCGGTGGTCCACGAGG from Infirmifilum sp. NZ encodes:
- a CDS encoding AIR synthase family protein, which gives rise to MGKLPYGELRKLLSVVARPDPSVLLGPGVGEDAALVDLGDQVLVVHTDPITGAVENIGWFSVHVSANDVATRGARPRWLTTLILLPEGATSEAALGIARQIREAADEIGAVVVGGHTEVTPRLDRPIVATTAFGVARRDRVVYTANAKPGDVLVLTKGAGVEGTAILASDFGDRLAGRVSEEVVERARGFVLELSVVREAMIAVEAGGVHAMHDATEGGVLGAVQEVAIASGLSATVFEERVPVRKETAEICRALGVNPLKLISSGSLLIAVEEASLDRLIERLAEAGITAAPIGRLERGEGVTLYRRDGSVERILEPVVDELWRLYGET
- a CDS encoding MATE family efflux transporter; the encoded protein is MSSKTVSGLALPILISVLADSLLSLVALSVVSRLSTAAVAATGLVSYLFFLVNALSTVFTGGLMVVASQAIGAGDLEAAGRATGETILLSILSALVTLATATAWLPGYLAAVSAGNEEVVRLALEYAQARLLSLPALMVNVSLSAAYRSADNPWPSAYSSIISVSTGSLLIPALTLGAPGLQAMGLRGAGLATSLASYAGLSAYAVWRPPFRISLAFPSALSLKVLVLGAPTALERFVASVAQNIYINAVARGGEVALAAHNIGITVESLVIQPSFAVSLAALVRAGQNVGAASIEEAERSLKEGVKIGVLWMGAAALVLALISPLVGHLFTDDPEVARMVQIYLILAAASEVGLGVSSAIYGAVRGMGSVWLPLAINSFTVVFLRAIPAQILASRYGAVGAWATQNTDMYGRALLALLTWKLLGPRRLAKKVV
- a CDS encoding NAD(P)H-hydrate dehydratase gives rise to the protein MKVATVEEIRRIDEQASDRYGISHEILMENAGAAVARLVLQVFGTRSISAAVVAGVGNNGGDGLVAARHLASEGADVEAFVVGEESRMSSLTQVNLERARRCGVRVQGVLGPEGLEQLREALEYADVAVDALFGVGLNRPVEGVYREAIEAVNSSGALVVSVDIPSGVNGDTGQVMGAAVRADYTVTFGLPKPGLLLYPGAELAGEVYVARISYPRELLEDPSLSIETNEPLPVPQRRPDTHKGDYGKALFVAGSRRYLGAPLFASMSFLMAGGGYSRLATVSSIVPHLASRASEVVYEGLPETPSGSLSRGGLDRILELAEWADIVVVGPGLSTDEETAQLVRDLVARVEKPVIVDGDGLTAVSRSLNVVKGRREATVLTPHLGEMSRLTGLSVDDIRRDRIGVLRRACSELGAYIVLKGAHTLIGTPDGRVFVNMTGNPGMAKAGSGDVLVGAIAAMYGLGFSVEDSVRMGVFVHGMAGDLVAVEKGVDGVTASRIMAALPRALKLLRESLEEVQSLYALAEI
- the fba gene encoding class I fructose-bisphosphate aldolase encodes the protein MSYASVGKRLRLGRILPDGKSLIFAFDHGVEHGPADFPGETINPRKILEKVVGEVDAVMLLPGMAYLTSEVWAGKVPLIVKVTSKTSLRPEQERLLQSQFGWVEDAVRLGADAVAATVYWGSQFEDKMLEQWFAVKSAAEEYGLPCLQLSYPRGPTIKNMYDVEVVRYGVRAAIESGADLIKTYYTGSTESFRRVVEVAAGVPVLMSGGAKAKTLLDFLHVVKSVMDAGAQGVVVGRNIFQHENPRGAARAIAAVVHEGLEPEEALKRAE